The proteins below come from a single Malus domestica chromosome 03, GDT2T_hap1 genomic window:
- the LOC103420573 gene encoding pumilio homolog 1-like: protein MLSELGRRPMLGGNEGSFGDEFEKEIGMLLREQRRQDADDRESELNIYRSGSAPPTVEGSLNAVGGLFAGGGGGGGGGGAGAAFSEFPGAKNGNGFESEEELRSDPAYIQYYYSNVNLNPRLPPPLLSKEDWRFAQRMKGGGSSVLGGIGDRRKVNRVDEASGRSLFSMPPGFNSRKQESETESDKVRGSAEWGVDGLIGLPGLGLGNKQKSLAEIFQDDLGRAAPVSGHPSRPASRNAFDDNAESVGSAESDLAHLRRDLMTSDALRSSANGQGSSAAQSMGPPSSYSYAAALGASLSRSTTPDPQVVARAPSPCLTPIGGGRVGASEKRGISSPSSFNGVSSGRNESGDLVGAFSSMNLSANGVKDDESHLPSQIKQDADDHQNYLFGLQGGENHARQLAYLKKSESGHMHMPSAPHSAKGSYTDLGKSNGGGSDSSDRQVELQKSAVSSGNLYSKGSPTSNLNGGGGLLHQYQQVDHANSPFPNYGLSGYSMNPALASMVASQLGTGNLPPLFESAMGSPGMDSRALGGRMSSGPNLAAAANESHNLGGLGSPIAGSGLQAPFVDPMYLQYLRTSEYAAAQLAALNDPSVDRNYLGNSYMNLLELQKAYLGALLSPQKSQYGVPMVGKSGGSNHQGYYGNPAFGLGMSYPGSPPVIPNSPVGPGTPIRHNELNMCYPSGMRNLAPWHLDGGCNIDESFASSLLEEFKSNKAKSFELSEIGGHVVEFSADQYGSRFIQQKLETATTEEKNMVYQEIMPQALALMTDVFGNYVIQKFFEHGLQPQRRELANKLFSHVLTLSLQMYGCRVIQKAIEVVDLDQKIKMVEELDGHVMRCVRDQNGNHVIQKCIECVPEEAIRFIVSTFFDQVVTLSTHPYGCRVIQRVLEHCKDENTQSKVMDEILGAVSMLAQDQYGNYVVQHVLEHGKPHERSAIIKELAGKIVQMSQQKFASNVVEKCLTFGGPVERELLVNEMLGTTDENEPLQAMMKDQFANYVVQKVLETCDDQQRELILSRIKVHLNALKKYTYGKHIVARVEKLVAAGERRVAQSAQHPA, encoded by the exons atGTTGTCGGAATTAGGAAGGAGGCCAATGCTCGGAGGAAACGAGGGTTCCTTTGGGGATGAATTCGAGAAGGAGATTGGGATGCTGCTGAGGGAGCAGCGTAGGCAAGACGCCGATGATCGCGAAAGTGAGCTGAATATATATAGAAGTGGATCAGCACCTCCCACTGTGGAGGGTTCTTTGAATGCGGTCGGTGGGTTGTTTGCTGGTGGCGGTGGcggcggtggcggtggcggtgcTGGTGCCGCCTTTTCGGAGTTTCCTGGAGCTAAGAATGGAAATGGGTTCGAGTCCGAAGAGGAGCTTAGGTCTGATCCTGCTTATATTCAATACTATTACTCGAATGTGAACCTGAATCCGCGGCTTCCGCCTCCTTTGCTATCGAAGGAGGATTGGAGGTTTGCACAAAGGATGAAAGGAGGAGGGAGTTCTGTGTTGGGTGGGATAGGAGACAGGAGGAAAGTGAATAGGGTTGACGAGGCCAGCGGAAGATCGCTGTTTTCGATGCCGCCGGGTTTCAACTCAAGGAAACAAGAGAGTGAGACCGAGTCGGACAAAGTGCGTGGCTCAGCAGAGTGGGGTGTTGATGGACTGATTGGTCTGCCAGGTTTAGGACTTGGTAACAAACAAAAGAGCCTTGCCGAAATCTTTCAG GATGACTTGGGTCGTGCTGCTCCTGTTTCTGGGCATCCTTCTCGTCCAGCAAGCAGGAATGCATTTGATGACAATGCAGAGTCTGTTGGTTCTGCTGAATCTGATCTAGCTCATTTGCGCCGTGACTTGATGACTTCTGATGCTCTACGATCTAGTGCAAATGGCCAGGGCTCATCTGCAGCACAAAGTATGGGCCCGCCTtcgtcatattcgtatgctgcAGCCCTAGGCGCTTCCTTATCAAGAAGCACCACTCCTGATCCTCAAGTTGTTGCTAGGGCTCCTAGTCCTTGCCTCACACCTATTGGAGGAGGACGGGTTGGTGCTTCAGAAAAGAGAGGCATTAGTAGTCCGAGTTCCTTCAATGGTGTCTCATCTGGCAGGAATGAGTCTGGGGATCTGGTGGGCGCGTTTTCCAGCATGAACTTGTCTGCAAATGGTGTAAAAGATGATGAGAGCCATTTGCCATCACAGATTAAGCAAGATGCAGATGATCACCAGAATTATCTCTTTGGTCTTCAAGGTGGCGAGAATCATGCCAGGCAGCTTGCATACCTCAAGAAGTCTGAATCTGGGCATATGCACATGCCTTCTGCTCCACACTCTGCAAAAGGTTCATACACAGATTTGGGTAAGAGCAATGGCGGTGGTTCAGATTCCTCTGATAGGCAAGTTGAACTGCAAAAGTCTGCTGTTTCTTCGGGTAACTTGTACTCGAAGGGATCTCCCACATCCAATCTTAATGGTGGGGGTGGCTTGCTTCATCAGTATCAGCAAGTGGATCATGCGAACTCACCATTTCCTAACTATGGTTTAAGTGGGTACTCTATGAATCCAGCGTTGGCGTCCATGGTGGCTAGCCAACTTGGCACTGGTAATCTTCCACCCTTGTTTGAATCAGCTATGGGATCCCCTGGAATGGATTCAAGAGCGCTTGGAGGCCGTATGTCCTCTGGACCAAACCTAGCAGCTGCTGCAAATGAATCACATAATCTTGGTGGCTTGGGGAGTCCGATTGCAGGGAGTGGTCTTCAGGCTCCCTTTGTTGATCCTATGTATCTTCAGTACTTGAGGACATCTGAGTATGCTGCAGCACAGCTTGCTGCTCTTAATGATCCTTCTGTGGATAGGAACTACTTGGGTAATTCATACATGAATTTACTGGAACTTCAAAAGGCGTATCTTGGAGCCTTGCTGTCACCACAGAAGTCACAGTATGGTGTTCCTATGGTTGGCAAGTCTGGTGGTTCTAATCATCAGGGGTATTATGGAAATCCTGCATTTGGTCTAGGCATGTCTTATCCTGGAAGTCCTCCTGTTATTCCTAACTCTCCAGTTGGACCAGGTACTCCTATTAGGCACAATGAACTCAATATGTGTTATCCCTCTGGGATGAGGAATTTAGCTCCCTGGCACCTGGATGGTGGATGTAACATAGATGAAAGTTTTGCTTCTTCACTCTTAGAAGAATTCAAGAGCAACAAAGCCAAGTCTTTTGAACTTTCAGAGATCGGTGGACATGTTGTGGAGTTCAG TGCGGATCAGTATGGGAGTCGTTTTATTCAACAAAAACTTGAAACTGCCACTACAGAAGAGAAAAACATGGTTTATCAAGAAATCATGCCTCAAGCTCTTGCTCTAATGACTGATGTGTTTGGTAATTATGTGATTCAAAAG ttttttgaGCATGGACTTCAACCTCAGAGAAGGGAATTGGCCAACAAGCTTTTCAGTCATGTACTGACACTTAGCCTTCAAATGTATGGTTGTCGGGTGATCCAGAAG GCAATAGAAGTTGTAGATCTGGACCAAAAGATCAAAATGGTTGAAGAACTTGACGGTCATGTCATGCGCTGCGTACGTGATCAGAATGGGAACCATGTCATCCAGAAGTGTATTGAATGTGTCCCTGAAGAGGCCATTCGTTTTATTGTGTCAACATTTTTTGATCAAGTTGTGACCCTTTCAACCCATCCATATGGGTGTCGTGTGATACAG AGAGTTCTTGAGCACTGCAAAGATGAGAATACACAGAGTAAAGTTATGGATGAGATTCTAGGAGCTGTTAGCATGTTGGCACAAGATCAGTATGGCAATTATGTCGTTCAG CATGTGCTGGAGCATGGAAAACCGCATGAGCGCTCTGCTATCATAAAAGAATTAGCTGGGAAAATAGTCCAAATGAGTCAGCAGAAGTTTGCCTCCAATGTAGTAGAGAAGTGTTTAACTTTTGGAGGTCCTGTTGAGCGTGAATTGCTAGTGAATGAGATGCTTGGCACTACTGATGAAAATGAGCCTCTTCAG GCAATGATGAAGGATCAATTTGCAAACTATGTTGTACAAAAAGTGTTGGAGACTTGTGATGACCAACAACGTGAACTGATTCTTTCCCGAATTAAAGTCCATTTGAATGCATTAAAGAAATACACTTATGGAAAGCATATTGTTGCTCGTGTAGAAAAACTTGTTGCTGCTGGGG AAAGGAGAGTTGCTCAGTCTGCTCAGCACCCTGCTTAG